ctgatcgacccctaggatctgaagtatcaagggttgcaacccatacaacaggacctcatcaaacccctaatctaggcgctctcaagaaatgactttgaccacccgccaaatcaaccaggatgcgaaaggcttcttagccttccggacaacccaaaaacaacaataaaaacatttcaagagaaagattaaaaagggtatggaattagggaattgtagtggttgagccctcacccactactgcactcgctgctacgaatggtcccagtgtgtagcagtcctcgtaaagagactggacatcctttagataaaaagacgcaaacactgacttgcttctccataggttgcgtccattatacttcgcagagatctattttgcttaaaggccacggaagttgcgacagctctaacttcgtgtgtcctcaccttaagcaatgcttggtcttcctcactcagatgtgaattagcttctcgtattaacagtctgataaagtaggataaagcattctttgacataggcaaagatggtttcttaactgaacaccataaagcttcagattggcctcgtaaaggtttagttcgctttaaatagaacttaagagctctcacagggcataagactctttctagttcattgcctaccatattcgataagctgggaatatcgaacgatttcggccaaggtcgagaaggcagctcatttttggctagaaaaccaagttgtagcgaacatgtagctttttctgacgaaaatccgatgttcttgctgaaggcatgaatctcactgactcttttagctgtggctaagcataccaggaaaagtgtctttaaagtgagatctttcagggaggctgattgtagcggctcaaacctgtctgacatgaggaatcttagtaccacgtctaaattccaaccaggtgtaaccaaacgacgctccttcgtggtctcaaaagacttaaggaggtcctgaagatctttattgttggaaagatctaagcctctatgccggaagaccgatgccaacatgcttctgtagcccttgatagtgggagctgaaagggatcgtccttttctcaggtataagagaaagtcagctatttgagctacagaggtactggtcgaggatacagagactgacttgcaccagtttcggaagacttcccacttcgattggtagactctaagggtggatgttctccttgctctagcaatcgcactggctgcctccttcgaaaagcctctagctctcgagagtctttcgatagtctgaaggcagtcagacgaagagcgtggaggctttggtgtaccttctttacgtgtggctgacgtagaaggtccacccttagaggaagacttctgggaacgtctactagccatcgaagtacctcggtgaaccattctctcgcgggccagaggggagcaactagcgtcaaccttgtcccttcgtgagaggcgaacttctgcagtaccttgttgacaatcttgaacggtgggaatgcgtatagatctagatgtgaccaatctaggagaaaggcatctatatgtattgctgctgggtctgggactggtgagcaatatattgggagcctcttggtcagcgaggttgcaaagagatctatggttggttggccccaagtggcccaaagtctcttgcatacatccttgtggagggtccattctgttggaattacttgccctttccgactgagacaatctgccatgacattcaagttgccttggatgaacctcgttactagtgttatgtcttgaccttttgaccagatgagcaggtcccttgcgatctcgtacaacgtcagtgagtgggtccttccttgcttggagatgtacgccaaggcagtggtgttgtccgagttcacttccaccactttgcctcgaaggagagacctgaagcttttcaaggccagatgtactgccagcagctccttgcagttgatatgcatgatcctttgactcgagttccacagtcctgaacattcccgaccgtctaatgtcgcgccccagcctacgtccgatgcgtccgagaagagaacgtggttgggagtctgaacagccaggggaagaccctctcttaggttgatactgtccttccaccaagtcagacaagacttcatcttttcggaaatggggatcgagaccgcttctagcgtcttgtcctttttccagtgaaaagctagatggtattgaagaggacggaggtgtagtcttcctaatgacacaaattgttctagggatgatagcgtccctaccagactcatccactgcctgactgagcagtgttccttctttagcatgttctggatgcataactgggcttggcttattctgggggccgacggaaaagcccgaaaagctagactgtgaatctccatccctaaatacacaatagtttgggatgggaccagttgtgacttttccatattgacaaggagacccaattccttggtcagatctagagtccactttagatccttcagacagcgacgactggaagaggctctgagaagccagtcgtccaaataaagggaggctcggatgtccgataaatggaggaatttggctacattcctcatcaccctcgtaaacacaagaggagctgtgcttaggccaaagcacagggcttgaaactggtagaccaccttttcgaaaacgaatctcagaaaaggttgggagtccgggtggatggggacgtggaagtaggcgtcccttaggtctaatgagaccatccagtcttcccttctgaccgctgctaagactgactttgtggtctccatggagaacgtctgctttgtgacaaagacattcagagcactgacgtctagcaccggcctccaccctcctgtcttctttgaaaccaagaagaggcggttgtagaatcccggtgattgaaggtccgagactttgaccaccgctcccttctctagtaaaagagacacttcccgtttcaaggctcgtctcttgtcttcctctctgtacctgggagagagatcgatgggagacgttgctagagggggtttctgtacaaaagggatcttgtacccctctctgagcaacttcacagattgtgcatctgcgcctctcttctcccaggtctgccagaagttcttgagtctggctcccactgctgtctgaggatacgggcagtcagactctgcccttataggacttggatcctttcttcttccctcgtttcccttcggcacgagcacctcctctgctggaagctctgccacgaaagggcggaataaaacgggacgctggagtgtccatccttggtctagctgacaaggtaggcaaagggggagctttgcgagcggaagacgcaacaagatcgtgagtgtccttctgcactaacgaagcggctatttccttaatcaggacttctggaaaaaggcacttggaaagaggagcaaagagaagctcagatctctggcacggtgtaactccagctgaaaggaatgagcagagattttctcgcttttttaggactccggacacaaatgatgcagcaagctcattagacccatcacgtacggccttgtccatgcaggacataatgagcaaggaagtctctttctctgtcgaagagatcttcctgcttagggctcctagacaccagtctaagaagttaaaaacttcgaaggccctaaagattcctttcaaaaggtggtccaggtccgaagatgaccaacatatctttgagcgtctcatggcaaggcggcggggagagtctacaagacttgagaagtcgccctgggcagaggcaggaactcccaagccgagaacttctcccgtggcataccagacgctcgatctagaagagagtctagcagggggaaaagcaaaggctgtcttccctaaactcttcttggactgcaaccattctcctatcacccgcaaagctctcttggacgagcgtgcgaggacgagtctagtaaaggcaggagtggtagacggcatgcctaacacaaactctgaaggcggagaacgaggagccacagaaacaaactggtcaggaaacagctctttgaaaatggccaaaacttttctaaagtccaaagagggttgagtagacttaggctcgtccaattctgattgtggttcatctatatgtgcagcaacatcatcatcagaaagttcctcatccgacaactgatgaggaaacggcaacggagtgggtaacggctggttcgctgagtccggtcgcactggtgcatgcgtgactgagccggacgcaacgtcatggaactgctgcccagtctgtgagctggcaacaaccatggtagcgcggggacgcacagcgtctactccagactgtctagactgatgtgggtgcgcagtggaaaccacactgggttgcggaggttgacgcaccgcgtcaaaacaaagcaactctgacggctgttgaacatccagaacgtcaacggtaacctccgtgcgtcgcttaacgtcaacatgcagctggcagatcacactggaacgcatgggtggaggaactctctcaactggtgtgcgtgagaaggttacctcagcgtccacaggacgcacaaccgatcgcgtggagggttgtaggctaggtactgcactagctggtacggcagcaaccttctccgcacgaaagtcctgcatcagagacgtaagtttagactgcatgtcttgcagtagagaccactagggtctacgggagcaggtgcggcgacagacggtgttactgtctgaagcggtaccgctttgcctctcttaggcggtgagcagtcatcggatgacggcaacgagtccgaactgacccagtgactacaaccgggccgttggacttgtgctgaagggaccgatttacgttttaacggtcgcgagaccttggtccaaagtttcttgcgagaaacaccttcagaagacgaggtataaatgggctctctcgtcttagttaggtaggagcgatcttgggtagatacgcccgataccacggagggaacgtctgttcgctgattaaagcctctcgaacccatgcgtcgtacgacattgcttctcccctggacttgggagcttgcaagaggtcccggactaggaggacgacaggcacgaacagacgaaccctcaagcgcaacactatccacaacactatcacttggcactttagcacttcccactgcactttggcacttaagctccttcacatccgccatgagctgattacggtcactagcaagggactcaactctctcacccagagcctggatggcacgcatcatatcagccatcgatggttcctgagtgccaggaggggggttaggagcaaccactacaggggaaggaataggttgtggggcatgaggagaggatatatcaatagaacgagaagaacttctcctaactctatctctctctagcctacgtgtgtacttttgaaattcgataaaatcgaattccgaaaggccaacgcactcctcacaccgatcttccaattgacaggttttatcccgtcaattggaacaaacagtgtgagggtcgatagaagccttcggaagacgcctagaacagtccctagcattgcatttcctaaatttggggacttgtgaagggtcagccattttgaattggtcaagggaaattccaaaaaacgatcaaaaagtcatcaacaaagaatccgttatcaaaaagagttcaaggatttgtgtgaagagaaaccctgcacagcgaaagctcaaaactagaatatagtacttcaccaattagatgtgaaaaactccagtttagcaacagcgagtaaagtacgtcttgtcgacacctcgacagagagaaaattgagtctttgtttacattgagagctgggtatctggtcgacagatggcgctgttgggcacacccgcaacctgtgtagcgatcgctggcgagtttttccgtagagttgtctgtcgagcaacagagttgcagctatataatcaccggctaagttaaatattgaaaattcaaaATTCACTGCAATCGCCGGTAGGtggccaggtgatcatacctgtgctccctctatGCAGGTACCTGaaaccattcccatttgtcctcagaaattccatgccctgttttcagaggggaggagggagggacctttatatatttttccaattttgttttcggtttcttTTTTATACcgttaaaagttttgtttttacagtggattaccacttttattgaaaattcattgttattcgtggattaccacattaggctattagccattaagtttcggttttggtggattaccacagtttatgaacaatatgtttgtgtttttaaaattacaaaatcgaattctatcgaaggtaattttagtgaacggattcccgttttgagtttaGTTTTTGTTAAcacggattcccgtaagtaatttagtttcccttttacctgaccagttttacagggagtgttttttgtttttcagatcctgagagacatgatagtcattggtaggggcttgcttcatacggttgttttccggtgaagtaagttactaacttgagggaggcaggacagcaattaatcgtctcggttgtctcaaccagtaatttttataaaaatattaattaaattaatataactggactttaaaaaacttcttgcttcatttacctcactttatttgttttttaccttgccattgataaaatattgtgtatggaACCCCTGGTGGGACTTGAGAAGAAATTGCTGCCTGCTGCCCTTCCTTTGGTGTTATTTAGTGTCGGTATCTTTGAGCATATTTTGTTAAAGGTTACATGAAAATCGGTGTTTTAGGCCATAGTTACGTTCGGGACTTGCAGCAGTTAGGTTATTCGTGTTTGACATACGGTGATCTTAAAGTGCCTGttgaattttttgcatttcctGGATTCGGATATAGAAACTTTATACTTAATCCGAAGTTGTTGGACGATTTGTCTGAATATAATCCAGAAGTGACCGTTGTATTTTTGGGTGGAAACGATATAAAGGAGAATGTGGATTTGAGTATTGTTAAAGCAGATTGTGAACGTTTTTTTGCCATTTTGAGATTAAGGTTACCAAATTCACTATTTGTTGTTGCTCACGTTGAAATTCGCCACTTGAAAAGTACTAATAGACACGGCACCCCTTCTGCAGATTTGTATAAGAAATTAGCTAGAAATTTTAATAAGTGGTTAGACCGTCAaccctttaaatataaaactttgttgattaacggttcgtcaaaactcgatgaccctagctattttaaagctgacggcattcatttaaatagagggggtttagactgtctgtttcagtggatttataattgtttatcagacattgtaaaagcaaattcctaattaaacatgacttctgaattaaagttgttgattaattcccgaaaatatattcgcaagttagtaactgaatgttataataaaaggactaattattgtcagttaactgaattggaaaagaatacgattaagtcagagttacaagatcatttagaatcgcttaaaaagtataatagtgaaattcaaaggctcaaatggtctgaagaggaggatgaaacatggctaaatgccgaacttgattcctgtgaaagttatgttgttaaaattcgggaatgtactgctgagcttacacgaaatgtttccccttctaatgttagtgttgatactgcccgaagtttgttaaagagtcccactgctccgcttccagaatttcgtagccaagaaggggaggatctattgaagttttttaaagattttgaagacataacgtctatgttcaaatattcagaatatgacaaatttattctgttaaagcagcaaatcagtggaagggccttagtacttttagaatcattagaatcggacaagaagggttatgttcatgccaagaaattactaacagaggccctagcttctaaagacctcagaatttttaataccatcaaaaaaatctctgaaatcaatatgaaattagaaagtgacccatttgaatatatttcacagaTAAGAAATCTAACTCAAGCAGCTGAAAGTTTGTCTCTGGGACGTGAGGATTTTTTGAGGTATTTTTTCTGGCAGGGCTTAGATAATCGTTTTAAAGTACACTTAACCCAGATtactaattcatcaaggccaacattaaaggaaattaatgataatttctttgaggcctgtgaaagatttaatgagcaaagtaagaggtctaatgtaggaaataaattgcatgataatcataatcataggaagaatagtgcaagttatgctgctagtgttagttccctaaggaaaccgtcaaatttctttccttgtgtcttgtgtaccacagaaggcaaacccgcctcgcatcctatttataaatgtgaaattttttcggatgttaccactaagcttgacaaaattcaatctttaaatgggtgttgtaagtgtgcaagcttgagtcacactactgacaaatgtaactttaaatttaagatgaaatgtaagttttgtaaagcatggcaCTTTAGTTTCCTCTGTAAGAATAGTAAAAAATCAGCATCtgctaatgataatagaaaatctgaatctcctaagacttcctcgaaaaaggataataagaattcgtccatggaatctaataataacgtagttataatggaggctcttaaaagtaatttggactGTGATTCCAGCATTCTCCCTACCTTTTCTTGTAGCATCCAAAACAGAAGCATAAGAGCATTGAAGGATGATGGAAGTCAGTTAAATCTGATTAGCGAGGAACTAGCCAATGCTTTGGATTTAAAGGTATTACAAGCCAAGGTTGAATTGAGAATAAATGGTATTAATGTTTCTCAGAAATATGCCTCAAAACTAGtggaatttgaaattataattggtaatgctattcacaaaatagaggcattatgtatcccatctattaacataaagttgaaattaaaaggtTTGGGCAAAGTGGTTTACGGTTTCCAGACGAAAGGGTATGTGTTGGTTGATGAGTTTCTAACGCCTAATAGTGATTgcattgaaaatattgatttgattttgggaacTAAATCAGGATATTGTTTACCACTCACAGAAGTAGTTTTTGGTAGGAATAGCAGGTCTATGTATGCTATGACCCCGTTTGGTGTCCTTCTTAAAGGTGAAATTGACACCTTATTGAAGGATATTTCTTATCTACATCAGTCCTCCTCGGTTATAAATTGTCATCAGTATGTTACTGGTTTGCGTGTAAAGATAGATAAGCCGTCTTCTCTGGATAAGTGTGAAGTTGATTATCCTATTAAGGTTTCAGAATTCAGTGTAATCGATGAAAAAGGTAATGTAATTCGttcagagttagataaagccacagatgatgtgcttgccagtatttgtaataaatatattcacttgGACAATGAGGTTTATGATTTGGAGAATTCAGAGCTGCATGATCAGCTTGTCAAATATTGTTTGGATCACACTATTCACAATGAGGAGGGTAGATTAGTTATGCCACTTTTGTGGAATGCAAAAGTATCTCATATGCTTGGTAGAAATTTTCATTTGGCTAAAGTTATTTTGGAATCtaatcttaaaaaactaaagagaaatccatctcatttacaattaatgaatgaagccctaaaagaacaggaaagggttggaataatagaaaggattcctaatcttgaccagtttgtacatgaacacccagaacactcttttttgcctcatatgggtgtgttcaaattgaatcgtgaaactaccaaatgtagagttgtgtttctatcaaacttgtgtgaaagaaactcaaccaagggtcagacaataagtcataaccaggccatacatgcaggtccatgcctaaatcagaaactttcttcatcattattacatttaaggtttgataaattgttagtatgctttgatctatgcaaggcctttaaccagattgcattaagtgatgttgatgctaatagactttgttttttatggtataaaaatgttgagaagggagattttaccattgttgcatatcggaatgttaggttgagcttcggcttaagatgttccccaactttgttgatgctcggtctttacaagattttgattttagatgctgagcatgatgaaaaccagttgaaggagttgaaaaggtgcatttattctttgtcttatatggacaattgtgcttttagtgcaaatgaaaatgaaaatctgcACTGGGCATACTCTGTGGTAGgatctatattttctccttatggttTTGATTTACAACAGTTCGTTACTAATGACAGGTCCCTACAGGGAGAAATAGATTCCTGCACAGGTTCTGAAACGGTAGAGGTTGTTAAACTTCTTGGTATGCAGTGGAATCGATCACTTGATTGTCTGTTAGCAAATAAATTTAAGTTGAATGGTAAGGCTAAAACTAAGAGGGAAATTTTAAGTACCATTGCCTCTCACTTTGATCTTTTTGGTATTACTGGTCCCATCCTAAATCGAAGCAGATTATTTCTTCATGGTCTTCAGTGtgatagaaatttaggatgggacgatcaattatcaccagagttacgtaaagaatggcataatattgctaatcaggccaattctgctcctgatattgctattgatagatttgttggacgtagggatggaaaatttcatttggctgcttgctgtgatagctctaaattactttatggtgttgttgtgtacatcattgatattgattctatgtcgtctagttttgtgatggcaaaaaatcgtatgataaataggcagttggaaagtaaaagcattccatctttggagatgcagggagtagcctttgcaacggaagtggttttagatttgtataacgaattagctggaccattatgcatcaatcctttaaatgttgttggccttcatgtgttttcagatagtcaggtagcgctctcttggttgaattcgtctactaataaattgtcaaaaatgCAGAAACGGTCAGTTTTTGTGATGAATCGAATTCAGCATGTAGAGAACTTATGTGCAAAACACCCCGTCCATTTTGCTTTTGTTGGAGGGAATGAAAATCCTGCGGATGCCATAACTCGTTGCCTTTCATATCGTAAGTTGATGCAAACCAATTTCTATTCTGGTCCTGAATGTTTTAAGGAAAAAGAAACCTTCCTATGTAGTGAAaatggtaatttatcatttatggttCCAAATCCTTATGCTGAGTGCAAGCTGGATAATAGTTTAGAAATAGAGGAGTCTGTGTGTACCAGTTCCAATGTTGTGGCCATGtcagataattttgaatattttcttaaatttgaagaattttccagTTTTGATTTACTTGTATCTATTTATGAGAAAGTTATTCTTTTCGTAGAGAAGTTAAAGGGTCGTTTGAAAGCTAAGGACTCCAATAAATTGGCTCACTTAGAATTAAAGAGCAATAGTATACATGAAAGAGCTTGCAAGTTAGTTATACTACAGGATCAACGGGCACATTTCCCCGAGCTTTTTACATATTTCAGCTGTCCtactcaaagaaaaaaagacatgcctAACATAGTAGGTCAGCTTAATGTTTACGTTGACAACGACGGTTTGCTTAGAGTACGTAGCAAGTGTGACAAACTCATTCGGAGACATGGTTTTCCTTTGTTGCTGGCTAAAAATAGCCATCTAACTTCCCTGATTGTGCATAACCTGCACAAAAAACTCAACCATACGGGATGTTACTCTGTTTTGTCAGAAATGAGAAAGCGGTTTTACGTACCGTCATAtttttcagtggttaagagaaaccttAGAGAATGTATTTTTTGTCGTAGGTTTAAGTCAAGAACCATCAGTATTAATCAATCTCCCTACAGGAAATGGAGAGTGTCACCACCTAATGTcccctttagatatttatttatggatttcattggcccattgagcgttaaacaacagggtaagaaaggaaaaatctatctactatgtatcacttgtatgtggagtagagcagttaatttgattatttgtttagatctttctgttaaagaatttcttagagcctttcagattcattgtttccagtttggaatcccggaatattgtattagtgacctaggctcccaattagtctctgcctctaatataattattgactacatcaaagatcatgagactcagtcatattttgaacgcaATGGGGTCCAATCTTTAAAGTTTGATCAATTTGTCAAGGGTCATAGTCAGTTAGGTTCGATGGTGGAAGTATGTGTTAAACTGGTTAAAAGATTGATCTATGGAGCTATTGGTAAGAATGTCTTAGAATACCATGATTTTGAGTTCCTAATTCAACAAGTCATTCATTTAGTCAATCGTAGGCCAATAGCATTTAAAGAAGCCTTAAGGGATCAGATTGGCGATGACATTCCAGAACCTATCACCCCAGAAAATTTGATTCATGGGTACGATCTGATatcggttaatataattcccgaattGCATGAGGGGAGAGACCCTGACTGGATTCCTGAAAATTATTCTCAATCAAAGTTTAAGCAAGATTACAATCAATTGCAAAAGGTGAGAAACAATTTAGTTAAACTATATCAGGAAGAATTTATTGCTAATCTAATACATCAGGCTGTAGATGTCCC
The nucleotide sequence above comes from Palaemon carinicauda isolate YSFRI2023 chromosome 18, ASM3689809v2, whole genome shotgun sequence. Encoded proteins:
- the LOC137657572 gene encoding uncharacterized protein → MGVFKLNRETTKCRVVFLSNLCERNSTKGQTISHNQAIHAGPCLNQKLSSSLLHLRFDKLLVCFDLCKAFNQIALSDVDANRLCFLWYKNVEKGDFTIVAYRNVRLSFGLRCSPTLLMLGLYKILILDAEHDENQLKELKRCIYSLSYMDNCAFSANENENLHWAYSVVGSIFSPYGFDLQQFVTNDRSLQGEIDSCTGSETVEVVKLLGMQWNRSLDCLLANKFKLNGKAKTKREILSTIASHFDLFGITGPILNRSRLFLHGLQCDRNLGWDDQLSPELRKEWHNIANQANSAPDIAIDRFVGRRDGKFHLAACCDSSKLLYGVVVYIIDIDSMSSSFVMAKNRMINRQLESKSIPSLEMQGVAFATEVVLDLYNELAGPLCINPLNVVGLHVFSDSQVALSWLNSSTNKLSKMQKRSVFVMNRIQHVENLCAKHPVHFAFVGGNENPADAITRCLSYRKLMQTNFYSGPECFKEKETFLCSENGNLSFMVPNPYAECKLDNSLEIEESVCTSSNVVAMSDNFEYFLKFEEFSSFDLLVSIYEKVILFVEKLKGRLKAKDSNKLAHLELKSNSIHERACKLVILQDQRAHFPELFTYFSCPTQRKKDMPNIVGQLNVYVDNDGLLRVRSKCDKLIRRHGFPLLLAKNSHLTSLIVHNLHKKLNHTGCYSVLSEMRKRFYVPSYFSVVKRNLRECIFCRRFKSRTISINQSPYRKWRVSPPNVPFRYLFMDFIGPLSVKQQGKKGKIYLLCITCMWSRAVNLIICLDLSVKEFLRAFQIHCFQFGIPEYCISDLGSQLVSASNIIIDYIKDHETQSYFERNGVQSLKFDQFVKGHSQLGSMVEVCVKLVKRLIYGAIGKNVLEYHDFEFLIQQVIHLVNRRPIAFKEALRDQIGDDIPEPITPENLIHGYDLISVNIIPELHEGRDPDWIPENYSQSKFKQDYNQLQKVRNNLVKLYQEEFIANLIHQAVDVPDRYKPVTHNKISPGDIVLLKENFTKPNDYPMGVVKEIFTNTLGEVTGATILKGKTQELVKRHSSVIIPLLTRKDEIPNNSKVDVQESLVPKDTRVKRQAAIDSSERTRKILEA